One Stenotrophomonas maltophilia DNA window includes the following coding sequences:
- the trpB gene encoding tryptophan synthase subunit beta, with protein sequence MSASPIADYHAFPDAQGHFGRYGGSFVAETLVGPLQELAQAYDQARQDPEFQAAYDRDLAHYVGRPSPIYHAQRLSDHVGGAQILLKREDLNHTGAHKINNTIGQALLAARMGKKRIIAETGAGQHGVASATVAARLGLECVVYMGATDIERQKINVYRMKLLGATVVPVTSGSATLKDALNEAMRDWVTNVQDTFYIIGTVAGPDPYPRMVRDFNAIVGREAREQMLAEYGRLPDAITACVGGGSNAIGLFHAFLNDRQVEIVGAEAAGDGISTGRHAASIAAGRPGVLHGNRTYVLCDDDGQIIETHSVSAGLDYPGVGPEHAFLADTGRARYLGITDEEALQAFHLLAHTEGILPALESSHALAQAIKLARGRPRDQIVLCNLSGRGDKDVHTIAAREGLVL encoded by the coding sequence ATGTCTGCCTCCCCCATTGCCGACTACCACGCTTTCCCGGATGCCCAGGGCCACTTCGGCCGCTACGGCGGCAGTTTCGTTGCCGAAACCCTGGTCGGCCCGCTGCAGGAACTGGCCCAGGCCTATGACCAGGCCCGCCAGGACCCCGAATTCCAGGCGGCCTATGACCGCGACCTGGCCCATTACGTGGGCCGGCCGAGCCCGATCTATCACGCCCAGCGCCTGAGCGATCACGTCGGCGGCGCGCAGATCCTGCTCAAGCGCGAGGACCTGAACCACACCGGCGCGCACAAGATCAACAACACCATCGGCCAGGCGCTGCTGGCCGCGCGCATGGGCAAGAAGCGCATCATCGCCGAGACCGGTGCCGGCCAGCATGGCGTGGCCAGTGCCACGGTTGCTGCGCGCCTGGGCCTGGAATGCGTGGTGTACATGGGTGCCACCGACATCGAGCGGCAGAAGATCAACGTCTACCGCATGAAGCTGCTGGGCGCGACGGTGGTACCGGTCACTTCCGGCTCGGCCACCCTGAAGGACGCGCTCAACGAAGCGATGCGCGACTGGGTGACCAACGTGCAGGACACCTTCTACATCATCGGCACCGTGGCTGGACCGGATCCGTACCCGCGCATGGTGCGTGACTTCAATGCCATCGTCGGCCGCGAAGCGCGTGAGCAGATGCTGGCCGAGTACGGGCGCCTGCCGGATGCGATCACCGCCTGCGTCGGCGGCGGCAGCAACGCCATCGGCCTGTTCCATGCCTTCCTCAACGATCGTCAGGTCGAGATCGTCGGCGCCGAAGCTGCCGGTGATGGCATCAGCACCGGGCGCCATGCCGCCTCGATCGCGGCGGGTCGCCCCGGCGTGCTGCACGGCAACCGCACCTATGTGCTGTGCGATGACGACGGCCAGATCATCGAGACCCATTCGGTGTCGGCCGGCCTGGACTATCCGGGCGTCGGCCCTGAGCACGCGTTCCTGGCCGATACCGGCCGCGCGCGCTACCTCGGCATCACCGATGAAGAAGCGCTGCAGGCCTTCCACCTGCTGGCGCACACCGAAGGCATCCTGCCGGCACTGGAGTCCAGCCATGCGCTGGCGCAGGCGATCAAGCTGGCGCGCGGTCGTCCGCGTGACCAGATCGTCCTCTGCAATCTGTCCGGCCGTGGCGACAAGGACGTGCACACCATCGCCGCGCGCGAAGGGCTGGTGCTGTGA
- a CDS encoding LysR family transcriptional regulator produces the protein MSRSLLPPLNALRAFEATARLGGVGRAAQDLHVTHGAVSRQLKLLEDHLGLALFQRAGRGLRLTAAGTRLQAACSEAFGGIEDCVRELRRPAAAPALVLGCSGSVLARWMIPRLPALQAALPGVRLQWSALDGSFTEAQAALDAVLLLAQGPWPRGWQVRELAPERVGVVVAPSHPAAQRLRHVPPSALLQETLLHTSSRPQAWPAWAQAHDLDVSKLQLGIAFEHLYYLLEAAVAGLGPAIAPEPLVAEDLAAGRLVAPWGFTATGGFWVLARPDGPADGRVDALADWLGQQLR, from the coding sequence ATGAGCCGTTCCCTGCTTCCGCCGCTCAATGCACTGCGCGCGTTCGAGGCCACTGCCCGCCTTGGCGGCGTGGGTCGCGCCGCACAGGATCTGCACGTCACCCATGGCGCGGTCAGCCGGCAACTGAAGCTGCTGGAAGATCATCTGGGCCTGGCACTGTTCCAGCGTGCCGGTCGCGGGCTGCGCCTGACCGCTGCGGGTACGCGCCTGCAGGCAGCGTGCAGCGAAGCCTTCGGCGGCATCGAAGACTGCGTGCGAGAACTGCGGCGGCCGGCGGCAGCCCCGGCGCTGGTACTGGGTTGCAGCGGCAGCGTGCTGGCGCGCTGGATGATCCCGCGCCTGCCTGCGCTGCAGGCCGCCCTGCCCGGCGTGCGCCTGCAGTGGTCGGCGCTGGATGGCAGTTTCACCGAAGCGCAGGCAGCACTGGATGCGGTGCTGCTGCTGGCGCAGGGGCCCTGGCCCCGGGGCTGGCAGGTGCGTGAGCTGGCGCCGGAACGGGTCGGCGTGGTGGTGGCCCCCTCGCATCCGGCCGCGCAGCGCCTGCGGCATGTACCGCCCTCGGCGCTGCTGCAGGAGACGCTGCTGCACACCAGCTCACGGCCACAGGCGTGGCCGGCGTGGGCGCAAGCGCACGATCTGGACGTGTCGAAGCTGCAGCTGGGCATCGCCTTTGAGCACCTGTACTACTTGTTGGAAGCCGCAGTGGCCGGGCTGGGCCCGGCGATCGCGCCAGAGCCGCTGGTGGCCGAGGACCTGGCCGCAGGCCGGCTGGTCGCACCGTGGGGATTTACCGCCACCGGCGGCTTCTGGGTGCTGGCGCGGCCGGATGGCCCGGCAGATGGGCGCGTGGATGCGCTGGCCGACTGGCTGGGCCAGCAACTGCGCTGA
- a CDS encoding toxic anion resistance protein — MTQDSQTPGALVPGTTTAAPLDEGALQALGLVREDLPRIAEIRLELDDLRPGNLQVFGREAATRTAAFSSQLLDQVRNRDLDASGEKLGEVVRIARSLKLDGFAQRSKVPVIGGLIDRLRVSKGELVQKFSDTNAQIEQLLGDVGVQQALMGKRVGEFDRMHDIVREERHALGLYAAAGKQRLAELQAEQQAGQGSEDPQQRIRQGEVDNAIRLIEKRVSDLQLMQHAADQSLPMIRLIQANALQLIEKFNTVREITIPSWKRQFAIQLSLGEQKAAVELSTAIDDATNELMRRNADLLRQASVDTARSNQRGVIDVATLRHVHDQLIATVEEVRSIHREGMQQRQQAEVELSRLREDLQQRLATPTAS; from the coding sequence ATGACCCAGGACAGCCAGACCCCCGGTGCCCTTGTGCCCGGCACGACCACCGCCGCTCCGCTCGATGAAGGCGCACTGCAGGCGCTTGGCCTGGTCCGCGAGGATCTGCCGCGCATCGCCGAGATCCGTCTGGAGCTGGATGACCTGCGCCCGGGCAACCTGCAGGTGTTCGGTCGCGAAGCGGCCACGCGCACCGCAGCGTTCTCCAGCCAGTTGCTCGACCAGGTGCGCAATCGTGACCTGGATGCCAGTGGCGAGAAGCTCGGCGAAGTGGTGCGCATCGCGCGCAGCCTGAAGCTGGACGGCTTCGCCCAGCGGTCGAAGGTGCCGGTGATCGGTGGCCTGATCGACCGCCTGCGCGTATCCAAGGGCGAGCTGGTGCAGAAGTTCAGCGACACCAACGCGCAGATCGAGCAGCTGCTGGGCGATGTCGGTGTGCAGCAGGCGTTGATGGGCAAGCGCGTGGGCGAGTTCGACCGCATGCATGACATCGTCCGCGAAGAACGCCATGCACTGGGCCTGTATGCCGCCGCCGGCAAGCAGCGCCTGGCCGAACTGCAGGCCGAGCAGCAGGCCGGGCAGGGCAGTGAGGATCCGCAGCAGCGCATCCGCCAGGGCGAAGTCGACAACGCGATCCGTCTGATCGAAAAGCGCGTGTCCGACCTGCAGCTGATGCAGCATGCGGCCGATCAGTCGCTGCCGATGATCCGCCTGATCCAGGCCAACGCGCTGCAGCTGATCGAGAAGTTCAACACGGTGCGCGAGATCACCATCCCGTCGTGGAAGCGCCAGTTCGCCATCCAGCTTTCGCTGGGTGAGCAGAAGGCCGCGGTCGAGTTGTCCACCGCCATCGACGATGCCACCAACGAGCTGATGCGCCGCAATGCCGATCTGCTGCGCCAGGCCTCGGTGGATACCGCGCGCAGCAACCAGCGCGGCGTGATCGACGTGGCCACGCTGCGCCACGTGCACGACCAGTTGATCGCCACGGTCGAGGAAGTGCGCAGCATCCATCGCGAAGGCATGCAGCAGCGGCAGCAGGCCGAAGTCGAGCTGTCGCGCCTGCGCGAAGACCTGCAGCAGCGCCTGGCCACCCCGACCGCCAGCTGA